Below is a genomic region from bacterium.
CAGGTCAGGTAAAAGGCCGCGATGGCGAGCGCCCAGCAGTAGTAGGCGAATCCCCTCAGCTGTCCTTCCCGCACGATGCGCAGGAGCCACCTGAGCGCGAAGAGGCCCGTCACCGCCGCGGCGACGGTTCCGATGACATAGGGCAGAAGGTAGACCGGCGTCCCCGCGGGGAGGGTGGCGGTTTTGAGGACAAAGGCGCCCGCGATGGCGGGCACCGAGAGCAGAAAGCTGAACCGCGCCGCCTGCTCCCGCTCGATTCCGAGAAGAAGCGCCATGGCGATGGTCGCGCCTGAGCGGGAGATTCCCGGCACAATCGCCAGCGCCTGAAGAAGTCCGATCAGGATCGCATCCTTCCAGGTCATCTCCTCCTCCTCGCGCTCGCCGCTGCTCCGGCGCGTGCTGAACCAGAGCAGCAATCCGGTGACGACGAGGGTGTAGGCGACGAGCCGTGGGTTGCCGAAAGCGGCCTCGATGAAACTCTCGAAAAGAACGCCCACCAGGGCCGCGG
It encodes:
- a CDS encoding undecaprenyl-diphosphate phosphatase, producing MNWDQALGLGILQGLTEFLPVSSSGHLVLGQTALGLKESQLLFDILLHMGTLVAVLFIYGSDVWRILRAWALSLIGKAEDEEDRISARSGWFLLLGSVPAALVGVLFESFIEAAFGNPRLVAYTLVVTGLLLWFSTRRSSGEREEEEMTWKDAILIGLLQALAIVPGISRSGATIAMALLLGIEREQAARFSFLLSVPAIAGAFVLKTATLPAGTPVYLLPYVIGTVAAAVTGLFALRWLLRIVREGQLRGFAYYCWALAIAAFYLT